In Geoalkalibacter sp., one genomic interval encodes:
- a CDS encoding DUF4197 domain-containing protein: MASFLPRRPTLRLLCLLLFIPLLPTPSPAQTNWLQKGREMLGGSGAPATGTGSLSNPQIAAGLKDALRVGSENVVGRLGTLNGFNADPKVRIPLPASLDRVRSALRPLGMSPMLDDLEVKLNRAAEVATPKAKQLFLDSIDAMTLDDVMGIYNGPPDAATRYFQGKMSQPLAAEMRPIVAESLSEVGAVQSYDAVMGQYRSLPLVPEVKTDLTGYVVDKGMDGIFHYLAQEEAAIRQNPAKRTTQLLQQVFGGK, encoded by the coding sequence ATGGCCTCTTTCCTCCCGCGCCGACCCACTCTCCGGCTGCTCTGTCTGCTGCTCTTCATCCCGCTGCTGCCGACGCCATCGCCGGCGCAGACCAACTGGCTGCAAAAGGGCCGCGAAATGCTCGGCGGCAGCGGCGCACCGGCGACGGGGACCGGCAGCCTGTCCAACCCGCAGATCGCCGCCGGCCTCAAGGACGCCCTGCGCGTCGGCTCGGAAAACGTCGTCGGCCGCTTGGGCACCCTCAACGGCTTCAACGCCGACCCCAAGGTGCGCATCCCCCTGCCCGCCAGCCTCGATCGCGTGCGCTCGGCCCTGCGGCCGCTGGGCATGTCGCCCATGCTCGATGATCTCGAAGTCAAGCTCAACCGCGCCGCCGAGGTCGCCACGCCCAAGGCCAAGCAGCTGTTTCTGGATTCCATCGACGCCATGACCCTCGATGACGTGATGGGCATCTACAACGGCCCGCCCGATGCCGCCACCCGTTATTTCCAAGGAAAGATGTCCCAGCCCCTGGCGGCCGAAATGCGCCCCATCGTCGCGGAGAGTCTTTCCGAAGTCGGCGCCGTGCAGTCCTACGATGCCGTCATGGGGCAGTATCGCAGCCTGCCGCTGGTGCCCGAGGTCAAGACCGACCTGACCGGCTACGTGGTCGACAAGGGCATGGACGGCATTTTCCACTACCTCGCCCAGGAAGAGGCCGCCATCCGCCAGAACCCCGCCAAGCGCACCACCCAACTGCTCCAGCAGGTGTTCGGCGGAAAATAA
- a CDS encoding B12-binding domain-containing radical SAM protein, with product MKVALIGAELEENLGLRYMASALEAAGHEALILPFNEEADLSRVVRAVQTERPDIAGLSMVFTGRAREFCRLAQALRAGGFAGHLTAGGHFAALNARQLLADFPAFDSIALGEGEELICALAEHLADLSPVPGFCYRTATGDIALNPGKGNPENLDALPFPRRTSFHEYFGQPIASILSSRGCWRECAFCSIDAWYRSGGGRKFRIRSIENIVAEMSSLYHEHGIRIFNFQDDNFFLPDPAQALARFQALRAGLRAAGVEKIAIAVKARPDSINRDALEVLDDLGIFRVFLGVENASQRGLDNLNRKNTVAQIENALRILNDYDLHVAYNLLMFEPDTNMEDIRINLRFMERHVDNPFNFCRAEAYAYTGLEKKLRDDGILAGDYFGFDYRIKDARVECFHKLANYAFFDRNFSDYGLHYFNMEVDFSYLLLRRFFPEKLSEELRAEVRCFIKQTNIDTYRHLCRIYDLAQAIDPEDRRAVNEAMRSLRQSVDEHGIALRAQGERILARLQAAHDGQAAPLPKPAEYGEQSLAALLDGLLIRSGEEQDESFDFATDGAFNFFGALKRPIPYDQFKNRLDNNR from the coding sequence ATGAAGGTTGCCCTGATCGGAGCGGAGCTTGAAGAAAACCTGGGCCTGCGCTACATGGCCTCGGCCCTGGAGGCGGCGGGTCATGAAGCGCTTATCCTGCCCTTCAACGAAGAGGCCGACTTGTCACGGGTGGTGCGCGCCGTGCAAACCGAACGCCCCGACATCGCCGGGCTGTCCATGGTCTTCACCGGCCGCGCCCGCGAATTCTGCCGTTTGGCGCAAGCCCTGCGCGCCGGCGGCTTTGCCGGCCATCTCACCGCCGGCGGGCATTTCGCCGCTCTCAACGCGCGGCAATTGCTCGCGGATTTTCCCGCTTTCGACTCGATCGCCCTGGGTGAGGGTGAAGAGCTGATTTGCGCCCTGGCCGAGCACCTCGCTGATCTCTCCCCGGTACCCGGTTTCTGCTACCGCACCGCCACGGGCGACATCGCCCTCAATCCCGGCAAAGGCAACCCGGAAAACCTCGACGCCCTGCCCTTTCCGCGCCGCACCAGCTTTCACGAATACTTCGGGCAGCCCATCGCCAGCATTCTCTCCAGCCGCGGCTGCTGGCGCGAGTGCGCCTTCTGCAGCATCGACGCCTGGTATCGCAGCGGCGGGGGGCGCAAGTTCCGCATCCGCAGCATCGAGAACATCGTCGCCGAGATGAGCAGCCTCTACCACGAGCACGGCATCCGCATCTTCAATTTTCAGGACGACAACTTCTTCCTGCCCGATCCCGCCCAGGCCCTCGCCCGCTTCCAGGCCCTGCGCGCCGGCCTGCGCGCGGCGGGCGTCGAAAAAATCGCCATCGCCGTCAAGGCGCGCCCCGACAGCATCAACCGCGACGCCCTGGAAGTCCTCGACGATCTTGGCATCTTTCGCGTCTTTCTCGGCGTGGAGAACGCCTCCCAGCGCGGGCTGGACAACCTCAACCGCAAAAACACCGTGGCACAGATCGAAAACGCCCTGCGCATCCTCAACGACTACGACCTGCACGTGGCCTACAACCTGCTCATGTTCGAGCCCGACACCAACATGGAAGACATCCGCATCAACCTGCGCTTCATGGAGCGCCACGTCGACAACCCCTTCAACTTCTGCCGCGCCGAAGCCTATGCCTACACCGGCCTGGAGAAAAAACTGCGCGACGACGGCATTCTCGCCGGCGACTACTTCGGCTTTGACTACCGCATCAAGGACGCGCGCGTCGAGTGCTTCCACAAACTCGCCAACTACGCCTTCTTCGATCGCAACTTCAGCGACTACGGCCTGCACTACTTCAATATGGAAGTCGATTTCTCCTACCTGCTGCTGCGCCGCTTCTTCCCCGAAAAACTCAGCGAGGAACTGCGCGCCGAAGTGCGCTGCTTCATCAAGCAGACCAACATCGACACCTACCGCCACCTGTGCCGCATTTATGATCTGGCGCAGGCCATCGACCCCGAGGATCGCCGCGCGGTGAACGAGGCCATGCGCAGCCTGCGCCAGAGCGTCGATGAGCACGGCATCGCCCTGCGCGCCCAGGGCGAGCGCATCCTCGCGCGCCTGCAGGCGGCCCACGACGGCCAGGCGGCGCCCCTGCCCAAGCCCGCGGAATACGGCGAGCAAAGCCTCGCCGCGCTGCTCGACGGCCTGTTGATCCGCAGCGGCGAGGAGCAGGATGAGTCCTTCGACTTTGCAACGGACGGCGCGTTCAACTTCTTCGGCGCCCTCAAACGCCCCATTCCCTATGACCAGTTCAAAAACCGCCTGGACAACAACCGGTAG
- a CDS encoding RNA polymerase sigma factor: MSPTDEQLMAAYADGDMEAFETLYARHRERILGYLFNRLRDRDEAEEVFQTIFAKLHAARDKYREDIPFLPWIFTIARNALIDQVRKNTARHQHLSLADDAGINVADSRTRGRSIGEALEALSSLSPGQREVLELRFDRDFSFEEIAAHLRTSGANARQLVSRAVRQLRKILSGTEA; the protein is encoded by the coding sequence ATGTCACCCACGGATGAACAACTCATGGCGGCCTACGCCGACGGCGACATGGAGGCGTTCGAAACCCTCTACGCCCGGCACCGGGAGCGGATTCTCGGGTATCTTTTCAACCGGCTGCGGGATCGCGACGAAGCCGAAGAGGTGTTTCAGACGATCTTTGCCAAACTGCACGCGGCGCGGGACAAATATCGGGAAGACATCCCGTTTCTGCCCTGGATCTTCACCATCGCCCGCAACGCCCTGATCGATCAGGTGCGCAAAAACACGGCCCGGCACCAGCATCTGAGCCTCGCGGACGACGCCGGAATAAATGTCGCCGATTCGCGCACGCGTGGGCGCTCCATCGGCGAGGCCCTGGAGGCCTTGTCCAGTCTCAGCCCCGGCCAGCGCGAGGTGCTTGAGCTGCGCTTCGACCGGGATTTTTCCTTCGAGGAAATCGCCGCGCACCTGCGGACCAGCGGCGCCAATGCCCGCCAGTTGGTCAGCCGCGCGGTGCGTCAACTGCGCAAGATCCTCTCCGGCACGGAGGCCTGA